A stretch of Telopea speciosissima isolate NSW1024214 ecotype Mountain lineage chromosome 11, Tspe_v1, whole genome shotgun sequence DNA encodes these proteins:
- the LOC122645302 gene encoding probable transcription factor At5g28040: MASTPTPPQPQHQLLSIKAAARKLPVKRKTPEIPSIHTNNPSPNPVCPSPVPNQIPKIEIADEENDNNIIDGEDLEAAAEDDLKPPPFKFHRIWPESDEIRFLQGLLECSADGFIFPRDLPLFYDRFSQSMPQPYTRSQLSEKLRRLRKKFRVISTRISRGLDPSLLAPHDRALFDLSNQLWHPSYASSSPFQSNKRKPSKVSVRVSFSPTPSACLPPPPPPPPVQPNINDADITEEDTEMNLENNLGSGHEEEPYLPVGEDGGGLGRFAAKTILDVFDRSLKEVRMTLVRQELLYPDQTSTSSSTPAESSKQGKAIAFEKRWREQRAAELDVMARRLRLVLENAINQR, translated from the coding sequence ATGGCCTCAACCCCGACCCCTCCACAGCCACAACACCAACTCCTCTCCATTAAGGCCGCAGCTCGCAAGCTTCCCGTCAAACGCAAAACTCCTGAAATTCCATCTATTCATACTAATAATCCTAGCCCTAACCCTGTCTGTCCCTCTCCCGTTCCGAACCAGATCCCCAAAATCGAAATCGCTGACGAAGAAAACGACAACAACATCATCGACGGCGAAGACCTCGAAGCAGCAGCCGAAGACGATCTCAAGCCTCCTCCGTTCAAATTCCATCGCATATGGCCCGAATCCGACGAAATTCGATTCCTCCAAGGCCTCCTCGAATGCTCCGCAGATGGGTTTATCTTTCCTCGAGACCTCCCTCTCTTCTACGATCGCTTCTCACAGTCCATGCCTCAACCCTACACCAGATCCCAGCTTTCAGAGAAGCTTCGTCGTCTTCGTAAGAAATTTCGCGTTATCTCTACCCGAATTTCACGTGGCCTTGATCCTTCGCTTCTTGCTCCGCACGATCGTGCGCTCTTCGATCTTTCCAATCAGTTATGGCATCCTTCATATGCCTCTTCATCTCCCTTTCAGTCTAATAAGCGGAAGCCCTCTAAGGTTAGTGTTAGGGTGAGTTTCTCTCCTACCCCTTCTGCTTGTcttcctccccctcctcctccaccaccagtTCAACCTAACATCAACGACGCTGATATTACCGAGGAAGATACTGAAATGAATTTAGAGAACAATCTCGGCAGTGGACATGAAGAGGAGCCGTATTTGCCAGTCGGTGAAGATGGTGGTGGGCTTGGACGGTTCGCGGCGAAAACCATTTTGGATGTTTTTGATAGATCCCTCAAGGAGGTGAGAATGACACTCGTTCGCCAAGAGCTTCTTTATCCGGACCAGACGTCTACGTCTTCATCTACTCCAGCGGAATCGTCGAAACAGGGGAAGGCAATAGCTTTTGAGAAAAGGTGGCGAGAGCAAAGAGCGGCGGAACTAGATGTAATGGCTCGCCGCTTGAGGCTGGTTCTTGAGAATGCTATTAATCAACGATGA
- the LOC122646820 gene encoding ERAD-associated E3 ubiquitin-protein ligase component HRD3A-like, with protein MHCYAHRAIIRLLFLFLFALFFFSATARPFVLVLSKDDLKENPPSSAEDESSNDESSEWDEFGDSDNKSEDELDPGSWRPIFEPDSVAGSTSKSDDEGLYYSGIRKMVSSVCSGDPRLMEEATSEIEAAAVGGFPHAQSAFGFLCGTGRLREQDRAKAFLYHHFAAVGGNMQSKMALAYTYFRQDMYDKAVKLYAELAEAAVSSFLISRDSPVIEHVRLHNGAEENKEALRKLRGEEDEDFQITEYQALKGNAGAMHKIGFIYYFGLRGVRRDHAKALSWFLKAVEKGEPRSMELLGEIYARGAGVERNYTKALEWLTLASKQQHFSAYNGMGYLYVKGYGVEKKNYTKAKEYFEKAADNEEPGGHYNLGVLYLKGIGVKKDVRLACKFFITAANAGQPKAFYQLAKMFHTGVGLKKNVPMATGLYKLVAERGPWSSLSRWALESYLKGEVGKAFLLYSRMAELGYEVAQSNAAWILDRFGERSMCMGEDGFCTDAERHQRAHSLWWQASEQGNEHAALLIGDAYYYGRGTERDYERAAEAYMHAKSQSNAQAMFNLGYMHEHGQGLPFDLHLAKRYYDQALENDPAAKLPVTLALMSLWIRKNYANSFLVGFIDSLPEVYPKLGAWIENVIMDEGNATILTLFVCLLTVLYLRERQRRHAAAGPGEVPLPVQPNELDAPGPN; from the exons ATGCATTGCTACGCACACAGAGCGATTATACGActgttatttcttttcttattcgctctcttctttttctctgcaACTGCTCGCCCGTTCGTTCTTGTTCTCTCTAAAGATGACCTCAAAGAAAATCCTCCCTCTTCCGCCGAAGACGAGTCATCCAACGATGAATCATCTGAGTGGGACGAGTTCGGAGATTCCGATAACAAGTCCGAAGACGAGCTCGATCCCGGTTCATGGCGTCCCATCTTCGAGCCCGATTCTGTAGCCGGTTCAACATCGAAGAGCGATGACGAAGGCCTGTATTACTCTGGCATCCGCAAAATGGTATCCTCTGTATGCTCCGGTGATCCTAGATTAATGGAGGAAGCCACTTCGGAGATCGAGGCAGCTGCGGTTGGTGGATTCCCTCATGCGCAGTCGGCTTTTGGATTTCTGTGTGGAACAGGACGATTGAGAGAGCAGGACAGAGCCAAGGCTTTTTTGTATCACCACTTTGCCGCCGTAGGTGGTAACATGCAGTCTAAAATGGCCCTCGCGTACACTTACTTTAGACAGGAT ATGTACGATAAGGCTGTGAAGCTTTATGCGGAATTAGCGGAAGCAGCGGTTTCGAGTTTCTTGATTTCCAGAGACTCGCCTGTGATTGAACACGTTAGATTACATAATGGAGCTGAGGAAAATAAGGAGGCATTGCGGAAGTTACGaggggaggaagatgaggacTTCCAAATCACAGAGTATCAGGCGCTGAAGGGAAATGCCGGGGCCATGCATAAAATTGGGTTTATCTACTACTTTGGATTGAGAGGGGTGAGGCGTGATCATGCCAAGGCATTGTCATGGTTCTTGAAGGCCGTGGAGAAGGGGGAGCCCAGGTCCATGGAGCTTCTTGGAGAGATATATGCCAGGGGAGCTGGAGTTGAGAGGAACTACACCAAGGCGCTGGAGTGGCTCACTTTGGCATCCAAACAACAGCATTTCTCTGCTTATAACGGGATGGGCTACTTGTATGTTAAGGGCTATGGGGTAGAAAAGAAGAACTACACTAAA GCAAAAGAGTACTTTGAGAAGGCTGCAGATAATGAGGAGCCTGGTGGGCACTATAACCTGGGGGTGTTGTACCTGAAAGGAATTGGTGTTAAAAAAGATGTTAGGTTAGCATGCAAGTTTTTCATCACAGCAGCTAATGCTGGGCAACCAAAGGCGTTTTACCAATTGGCAAAAATGTTCCATACAGGTGTTGGGCTTAAGAAAAATGTTCCTATG GCTACTGGCTTGTACAAGTTAGTTGCAGAGCGGGGACCTTGGAGTTCTTTATCAAGATGGGCTTTGGAGTCATACTTGAAGGGTGAAGTGGGAAAAGCATTCCTCTTGTACTCAAGAATGGCGGAGCTAGGATATGAGGTGGCACAAAGTAATGCCGCATGGATTCTTGACAGATTTGGAGAACGTAGTATGTGCATGGGAGAGGATGGGTTTTGCACGGATGCAGAAAGGCATCAACGTGCACATTCTCTGTGGTGGCAGGCTTCAGAACAGGGTAATGAACATGCTGCTCTTCTGATTGGGGATGCATATTACTATGGTCGG GGTACTGAAAGAGATTATGAACGTGCAGCAGAGGCTTACATGCATGCTAAATCACAATCCAATGCACAAGCCATGTTCAACCTTGGATACATGCATGAGCATGGCCAAGGGCTTCCTTTTGATCTTCATCTCGCCAAGCGATACTATGATCAGGCCCTAGAGAATGATCCAGCTGCCAAATTGCCTGTCACACTGGCTCTCATGAGCTTGTGGATAAGAAAAAACTATGCCAATAGCTTCCTG GTTGGATTTATTGATTCATTGCCAGAAGTCTATCCAAAATTGGGAGCGTGGATAGAGAACGTGATCATGGATGAAGGGAACGCGACAATCCTTACTCTATTTGTTTGCCTATTGACGGTCCTCTACCTTCGTGAGCGGCAAAGAAGGCATGCAGCTGCTGGGCCTGGTGAGGTGCCCCTCCCAGTCCAACCCAATGAGCTTGATGCACCCGGTCCCAATTAG